The proteins below are encoded in one region of Aeromonas veronii:
- the cysQ gene encoding 3'(2'),5'-bisphosphate nucleotidase CysQ, protein MSQPAISDLEPIARAAGRAILAIYHQPFEVEYKQDESPLTAADKGAHEVIVQALAALTPGIPVLSEESDAGVMQERLGWSRYWLVDPLDGTKEFVSRNGEFTVNIALIEAGKPIWGLVYAPVLDKLWYGGKGVGAWRTDASGTAPIQTRPHAEGQVWKVVGSRNHLSQATLDYLARFGDMAKGEIELIAMGSSLKFCIIAEGGAELYPRLAPTCEWDTAAAQAVLEGAGGSVTQLDGSPLAYNKPDILNPWFVAKA, encoded by the coding sequence ATGTCCCAACCCGCCATTTCCGATCTGGAGCCCATCGCCCGCGCCGCAGGTCGTGCCATCCTGGCCATCTACCATCAACCCTTCGAGGTGGAATACAAGCAGGACGAGAGCCCGCTGACTGCGGCCGACAAGGGGGCTCACGAGGTCATCGTGCAGGCGTTGGCAGCATTGACGCCAGGGATCCCCGTGCTGTCGGAGGAGTCGGATGCGGGTGTCATGCAGGAGCGGCTTGGCTGGTCACGTTACTGGCTGGTGGACCCTCTGGATGGCACCAAGGAGTTTGTCTCTCGCAACGGGGAGTTCACGGTGAACATCGCGCTCATCGAGGCGGGCAAGCCCATTTGGGGACTGGTTTATGCTCCCGTGCTGGACAAGCTCTGGTATGGCGGCAAGGGAGTCGGGGCCTGGCGGACAGATGCGAGTGGCACAGCTCCTATCCAGACCCGCCCCCATGCCGAGGGACAGGTCTGGAAGGTGGTGGGCAGTCGCAATCACCTCTCTCAGGCCACTCTGGATTATCTGGCCCGTTTCGGCGACATGGCGAAGGGGGAGATTGAGCTGATCGCCATGGGCAGCTCATTGAAGTTTTGCATCATCGCCGAGGGCGGGGCCGAACTCTATCCCAGGTTGGCACCGACCTGCGAATGGGACACGGCGGCGGCCCAGGCGGTGCTGGAGGGGGCCGGGGGCAGCGTGACCCAGCTCGATGGGTCTCCCCTTGCCTACAACAAGCCGGATATCCTCAACCCCTGGTTTGTGGCCAAGGCCTGA
- a CDS encoding ComEA family DNA-binding protein produces MNRKTLIAALLLGALPLFSQPLIAADKPATQPAATVNQAKENGKVNLNTASADELASLKGIGEKKAQAIVDYREKQGKFTSVEQLEEVSGIGPATLDANRDMIIVK; encoded by the coding sequence ATGAACAGAAAGACCCTGATTGCAGCCCTGCTGCTGGGCGCCCTGCCGCTCTTTAGCCAACCCCTGATCGCTGCCGACAAGCCCGCTACCCAGCCCGCCGCAACCGTCAACCAAGCCAAGGAGAACGGCAAGGTCAACCTCAATACCGCCAGCGCCGATGAGCTTGCATCCCTGAAGGGCATTGGCGAGAAGAAGGCCCAGGCCATCGTCGATTACCGAGAGAAGCAGGGCAAGTTTACCTCGGTGGAGCAGCTGGAGGAGGTGAGCGGCATCGGACCTGCAACCCTGGATGCAAACCGGGACATGATCATCGTCAAGTAG